The Halorubrum sp. BV1 sequence CGATGGAAACCGCGACCATCGTCGAGCGGGTCGACGCCGCAGAGACGAGCGCTGATCGCCGCCAGCGGATCCTCGACGCGCTCGACAGGGTCGAACGCGACGAGACGCGGCTCTACGAGCGGCAACGGACCGCGATCCGTGAACACGCCTCGGGCGACCGCACGAACCGGGAGCTGCTCAACGAGCTCGTCCGGATCGCGGCCGCCGCCCGCGAGTACGACGAGCGCCTCGACACGCTGGACACGCTCGCAGACGAGACGAGCGGTTTCAGCGCACCCCCCCGGCTCGCCGAGCTACGGGTTCGGCTGCAAGTGTACGGAGGACCGGTCCGCGCCCACGCGCTCGCCGCCGCCGGCGGCGCTGTCACCGCCGCCGACGTGCACGTTCAGTCGAGCGACGACGCGCTCGTGCTGGCGACGATCGCCGACGGCCAGTACGTCCGGGAGGTGATCCGGCTGGACCGGTGGGACCGCGACGGTGACTCGATCAGCAACGACGCGGCGATCGACGCGGTCTCCGGCGCGTATCCGGAGACGGTGGCGCTCCGCCAGCCCGACGCCTTCGGGGCGGGATCGGTTCAACGGATCACCGTGCCACACGAGTTCGGACTCCTCCGGACGTACGTCAGCGGCGGAACGACGCGGGTGTTCGTCGAGCATCAACGGATCGACCTCGACGCGTTCGCCGACACCGAGCCGGTCACGGAGGCGGGTGATGGCTTCGACGTGACCGTCGACCGGAGCTACGTCGGCGGTCCGGTGACCGTCACCGTCCGCGACGAGGAGAGCGGCGACCCCGTCTCCGGCGTCACCGTCACGAAACGCGTCGGCGACGCCGACAGCCGAGCGATCGGGGACACGAACGGCGACGGCGTCGTCCGAACCCTCTCGCCCGCGGACACCTATCGCATCACGGTCGTCGACGAACCCCGCGTCGTCGTGGTCGAGGGCCTCGATCCGATCGCGACGCCCGCGCCGGTCGAGGACACGTAAGGTCGACCGAGCGCGCCCGGTGGCTCGCAGGCCGCGACCCCGCGACGACCGGCGACCGCCGGCCGTCCGACACGGCCCCTCAGAGGTCGACGCCGTCCGGGTCGTTCCACTCGTCTTCGTCGCCGTCGTCGGGAGTCCCACCGTCGGCCTCGGTGCCGGCCGGTCCGAGGGACTTCTCGCCGCGTCGAGACTCGTGGACCGCGAAGCCGGCCTCCCGGCTCTCGCCGCCGCCGGCGTAGGGGTCGTCCGCGGGGTCGTAGTCCAGTTCGCTCCGCTCGAAGACGTACGCGAGAAAGCCGAAGAGCGGAACGAAGAAGGCGAGCGCGGTCCACTTCCGGCGGTCCATCCCGTGTCTGGGTGCGTCGACGTAGACGTACGCCGCGAATCCGACGAGCCACACGAGTGGGACGCCGACGAGGATGGCGGCGACGAGCGGGTCCATACCGCCGATTCGCGCACACGGACATAAGCGCACGGGAGGTTCCGATGACGAGAGACCGCGCCGGCGGCGCGAGACAGGACGACGACGCGAGACGGAACTACGACGCGAGACGCCCGGTCGGCCGAAGACACTAGCCGACGGAGCCCGTGTCGGTCGTATGCAGCTGTTCTGGCACCGGCGCGACCCGCGGACGCGCGACAACGCCGGGCTCGCGGCCGCCGCCGACGCGGGCACGGTCCTCCCGGTGTTCGTCGTCGACGACGACCTGCTCGCGACGCTTGGCGCGCGACAGCGGGCCGGTTATCTTGGATGCGTCTCCCGACTCCGGAAGCGCTACCGCGACCTCGGAAGCGACCTCGTCGTCGGAGTCGGCGACCCCGAGACGGTCCTCGTCGATCTCGCCGCCGAGTACGGCGTCGAGCGGGTGGTGTACAACGAGCACTATCGGCCCGCGCGCCGGGAACGCGCTCAGGCGGTCGCGGAGGCGCTCGCGGCGGCCGGGGTGGAGACGGCGTCGCGGACCGACCTCGTGTTGGTCGACCCCGGCCGGCTGGCGGACGCGTACCCGAACCACGGCGCGTTCCGCGACGACTGGGACGCGGTCCCGAAGGCGGAGCCGTATCCCGAACCCGATCCCGACGCGCTGGCCGATCCGGACCACGGCGCGTCGGTCGGGTCGGCCGACCACCCGGCCGCGAACGCGACCCCAGTCGACGTGCCGACCCCGAGCGCGGACATCGACCTGCCGGAGCCGGGGTACGAAGCCGCCCGCGGTCGGCTCGACCGGTTTCTCGATCGGGGGATCCGGTCGTACGCCGACACCCGCGACGACCTCGCGCGGGCGGTCGAGGCCCCCACCCTCGCCGTTTCGCGGCTGTCGCCGTACCTCGCCGCGGGCGCGATCGGGATCCGCGAGGTGTGGACCGCCGCGGGCGACTGCCTCGGAGACGCGAGCGACGACGAGCGGCGGAACGTCGAGAAGTACCGCGACGAGCTGACGTGGCGCGAGCAGCAGTACCACCTGCTGTATCACGCCCCGGATCTGGCCGAGGCGAACTACAAGACGCTCCCGAACGCGATCGCGTGGCGCGATGACGACGCGGCGTTCGAGGCGTGGACCCGCGGCGAGACGGGGTACCCGCTCGTCGACGCCGGGATGCGACAGCTCGAAGCGGAGGGGTACGTCCACAACCGCCCGCGGCAGGTGGTCGCGAGCTTCCTCACGAAACACCTCCTGATCGACTGGCGGCGGGGGGCGCGTCACTTCACGGCGCGGCTGGTCGACCACGACCACGCGACGAACCACGGGATGTGGCAGTGGATCGCCTCTACCGGCACCGACTCCGTCGACGTGCGGATCTTCGACCCCGTGAGCCAGACCGCCAAGTACGACCCGGACGCCCGGTTCGTGAAGGCGTACGTGCCGGAACTCCGCGACGTGCCCGCCGACGAGATCGTCGACTGGCCAACGCTTTCGGCGGACGAACGCGAGGAACTCGCGCCGGAGTACCCGGAACCGATCGTCGACCGCGACGCGGCGTACGAGCGCGCGCAGCGCGTCTTCGAGGAGGCGCTCGGAAAGCGGTGACCGGAAGCGATGACCGGAAACGGGGACAAACAACACGCGGCGGCGCGCCGGTGAGCGCCCGGAGGGCGCGAACCCGACCGCGAGGGAGCCCGCGACGGCGCTTGTAAGCGCCGCCGCGGCGAGGTTGGGGAGGCGTGAGGCGCGGTCGCGGGGCGGTCGGAGCGGAGTGGTATGGCCCGCGGTGGTCGGAGCGGGACGGTCGCGGGGCGGGACGGTCGCGGGGCGGGACGGTCGCGGGGCGGGACGGTCGCGGGGCGGGACGGTCGCGGGGCGGGACGGTCGCGAGGCGGAACGCAAACGGATCGCGATGAGGGCGAATCCGACGATTTAAAACGCTCACCGCAGCAACGAGCCGGTAATGAGTCTCGTCGTTACCGACACCCTCGAAGACGAGCGCGTCGAGTTCACGGCCGATGGCGACGTCACGCTGTACGTCTGCGGCCTGACGGTGTCGGACGACCCCCACCTCGGGCACGCCCGGCTGTGGTTCCACGCCGACGTGCTCCACCGGTGGCTGGAACACGAGGGGTACGACGTGCGCCACGTCGAGAACGTCACCGACGTCAACGAGAAGATCACGGCGCGGGTGGGCGAGCGCGACGAGTGGACCGCGGAGCGCGACGTCGCAGAGACATTCTCCGCCTCGACCTTTTCCGCGATGCGCGGACTGAATCTGCTGCGCGCGGAGGTGTACCCCCGCGTCACGGAGCACGTCCCCGAGATCGTCGACCTCGTCGCGACCCTCGTCGAGAAGGGGTACGCCTACGAGTCGAACGGCTCCGTCTACTTCGACGTGACCCGCTTCGACGACTACGGGGCGCTCTCGAATCAGAACGTCGAGGAGCTGGAGGCGCAGGGCGAGCCCGACGAGCGGTCCGAAAAGCGGCATCCGGCGGACTTCGCGCTCTGGAAGGCCGGCGGCGTGAGCGAGACCGCCGCGCGCGACCACGCGAAACACGACCACGGCGATTCGGTCCCGTCGGGTGAGACGTGGGAGTCGCCGTGGAGCGAGGGCCGACCGGGGTGGCACGTCGAGTGCTCCGCGATGTCGACGACGCACCTCGGCGACACGCTCGACGTCCACATGGGCGGGCGCGATCTGGTCTTCCCGCACCACGAAAACGAGATCGCGCAGTCGGAGGCGGCGACCGGCGAGACGTTCGCGCGCCACTGGCTCCACGTCGGCCTCCTGGAGATGGACGGCGAGAAGATGTCCTCGTCGATCGGCAACTTCTGGACGGTGCCCGACGCCCTAGAGGAACTGGGCGTCAACGTGGTCCGGACGTTCTACGCCGGGGCCGCCTACCGCTCCGAGCAGGCGCTCACCGAAGAGACGATCGCGGAGGCCGAGGAGCGCTGGGAGCGCCTCTCGCGGACGCGGGAGCGCGCAGTCGAGGCGCTCGACTCCGTCGACGCCCGCGCAAAGGCCGAAGATGAGGACCTGCGCGCGGGCGTCGCCACCGCCCGCGAGGAGTTCGCCGCGGCGATGAACGACGACTTGAACCTGCGAGAGGCGACCGCGGCGCTCTTGGAACTCACCGACGCCGTGAACCGCCACGTCGACGGGGTGAGCGAGGGCGACGACGCGTACGACTACCGCGGGCTCCGCGAGGCCGTCGAGGCGTTTGACGACCTCGCCGGCGACGTGCTCGGACTCCAGTTCGAGGCGGAAAGCGACGGCGAGGTCGGTCTGGCGGACGAGCTGGTCGAACTCATCGTGGACGTCCGAGAGGCGGAGCGCGAGGCGGGCAACTACGAGCGCGCAGACGAGCTTCGGGACGCGCTTCGCGAGGTCGGCGTCGAGATCGAAGACGGTCCCGAGGGAACGACGTACCGATTCGCCTGAGTTCGGTAGAACACATCTCCCAACAGCGCGCGCCGAGGGCGCAGGCTAACGTCCACACCTTTCTCGGGACGACCTCGTGCAGTACTCCGAGCCGTTCGAGCCGTCGCGGTCTCGTGGCTGGACGGAGACGAACCGACCTGACGCCCGCTCGTCGCCGTCAGCGGCGGACATCTCTGCGCCGCCGGTTCTGGGCGAAGAGATCACGCAGGGAGGGACACGAACCGGTGAGATGGCGACGCCCGATAGAGCGTTACGAGAGGATTTCGACGTCGTAGCCGTCGGCTTCGAGCGCGTCCACGATGTCGGCGGCGTGTTCGGCGTCGTCGGTCTCTAATTCGAGTTCGAGCTCGGCGGCGTTGACGGCCACGTCGCGGGAGGTGCGGTCGTGGTGGACCGCGTACACGTTCGCGCCGGTGCGCGCGACGATGCTGGAGACGCGTTCGAGCTCGCCCGGCCGGTCTTTCAGGTCGATAGTGATCTTGAGGTACCGTCCCATCTGGACGAGCCCTCGCCGGATCACGGTGCCGAGCCGGTTGAGGTCGATGTTGCCGCCACAGAGCGCGGCGACGATCGTCTCGTCGTCCGCGTACTCGACCGCCTCCGAGAGGATGGCCGCGAGCGCGACCGCACCCGCGCCTTCGACGAGCGTCTTCGATCGTTCCAAAAGGAGCGTAAGCGCCAACGCGATCTCGCGGTCGTCGACGGTGACGACCTCGTCGACGTACTCCGCCATGACTTCGAGGGTCCGTTCGCCGACGGCTCGCGTCGCGATCCCGTCTGCAATCGTGTCGACGCTGTCGATCTCGACGACCTCGCCCGCGGCGAGCGACTTCGCGGCCGAGGCGGCCCCCTCGGCTTGCACGCCGACGACGCGAACGTCGGGCCGCTGTTCTTTGATCGCGACGGCGACCCCCGAGATGAGCCCGCCGCCGCCGATGGGGACGACCACGGTGTCGAGGTCGGGGCAGTCGTCGACGATCTCCAGCCCGAGCGTCCCCTGTCCGGCCATCACCACCGGGTCGTCGAACGCGTGGACGTAGGTCCGCCCCTCCTCGCGCTCTAACTGGTGGGCGTACGCCTGCGCCTCGTCGTAGTCGACGCCCTCCAACCGGACGCTCGCGCCGTAGCCGCGGGTGGCTTTCACCTTCGAGACGGGCGCGAACTTCGGCATCACGACGGTGGCGTCGACGCCGGCGCGCTCGGCCGCCAGCGCGACGCCCTGCGCGTGGTTGCCCGCGCTCGCGGTGACGACGCCGGCGTCGCGTTCTTCGGACGAGAGCGTCGCGATCCGGTTCATCGCGCCGCGGATCTTGAATGCACCCGTTCGCTGGAAGTTCTCCAGTTTGAGGTGGACGTCCGCCCCGCTCATCTCGGAGAAGGTCCGCGACTGCTCCAGCGGCGTGTGCCGGGCCACGCCGTCGACCCGTTCGCGCGCCTCGCGGACATCGGAGAGCGTCAACATAGCCCAGTATCGCCCGGCCGGCCGCTAATCGGTTCCGGTCTGGGAGGCGTCGTCTCGACTCGTGTCGACGAGCCAGCGGCTCCGGGGCGGTGAAAGGGGGAATGCACGCGTGTGACGTGCAGGTGAAACAAGCGCGCCGATATATAAAAAGGTGCGGCTAGCGAAGTGAAAGTATAACCGACAGACTGCGGCGGCGTCATCCCTCTGTCAGACGGTGTTTGCGGGTGTGAGACACACACCCAGATGTGTTCGACTCGCCGCGGTGTCATCCGGGGTGTGTCTTCGGACGCGGCGTGGGATCCACAACGGCTTTGCTCGTCGCCGCCGTTAGTTCTGCCATGCGGACCCCCCGCGGCCACCACGCGATCGTCGCGCTCGGGGCCGCCGCGTTCCTCGCGTCCGTGGTCCACCACGGATCCGAGCTCGGGTCGACGTCGAGTCTGGCGGGCCCGCTCGTCGCGTTGGCCGTCGACGGCGGGATCGCCGTCGCCGTCGTCTACGCCGGGCGACGGATCGCCGCCGCGGGATTCTCGCGCGCCGAGGAGTGGCGGATCGCTCGCTTCACGCTCGCCGGCACCGTCCTCGCGGTCGCCGCTATCGGGGCGACGCTCGCGGTCCGCGGGTTCGAGGGCCGCCCGCTCGCGGAGCCGGCGTTCCCCCTCCTCGTCGCCGCCGGAGCGGGCAGCCTCGGCGGCGCGATAGCCGGCTACCACGCGGCCCGACAGGCGGCCGAGACCCGCCGGGCGCGGAACGCGGTTCGCGCCGTCTCGATCGTGAATCACCTCCTGCGTCACGACCTCCGCAACGACCTCACGACCATCCGAGGCTACGCCGACCTCGCGGCCGAGGGGAGGGGTAGAGCCGACGCCGCCGACGTCATCGCACGGGCCGCAGAGCAGGGCGTCGACCGGATCGAGGAGGCGAGCGGCGTCGCGGACGCCCTCCTCGGGGACGCCGACCTCCGCCGGATCGACCTGACGGACGCGGTCCGCCGCGTGACGGCCGGGGTCGCTGATCGCCCCAGCGTGACCGTCGAGACCGACCTCGCCGACGAAGCGGTGATAGCGGCCACCGAGGGCGTCCGATCGATCGTCGACAACCTGATCGAGAACGCGGTCGAACACGGCGGCTCCGAGCCGACCGTTCGCGTCACCGTCCGCGAGGGCGACGAGGCGGTCGTCCTGACCGTCGACGACGACGGCCCGGGCCTCCCGCCGGAGCGCCACGGTCCGCTGACCGCGGATAACGACGGGAACGGCGGCCTGTGGCTGGTCGCGACGCTCGCGGCCGAGTACGGCGGCGACGTCACGGTCGGCGAGTCGGACCTCGGCGGTGCGCGGTTCGTCGTGACCTTCCCCCGGTTCGACCCGGCGCGGTCGGCGGCGACGACCGACGACGCCGACACGTAAAAGCCGCGTCCGCCCGACGACACAGCCACATGGACGTTTCGCGGCTTCGAGACGCGTGGAGCCGCGTGTTCGGACTGGCGTGGCCGGTGATGGCCGAGCAGACGTTTCGCACCGCGATGCGGACGACGGACGTTCTGATCACCGCGCTGTTCTCTCCCGCCGCCGTGGTCGCGATCGGACTCGCCGACCTGTACGCCCGGTTCCCGCTCCGGATCGGGCTCGGTCTCGGCGGGGGTGCGATCGCGCTGTCGTCACAAGACACGGGCGCGGGCGTGACCGATTCCCGCGACGAGGCGGTGACGCAGGCGATCCTCCTCGGCGCGCTGGCCGGCCTCCCGTTCGTCCTCTTCGGCCTCCGCTTCGGCGAGCGGGCGATCGACGTCTTCGGGCGGCTCGTGGGGGAGGGCACCGCCCCCGAGGTCGTCGCGCTCGGATCGACGTACCTCGCGATAGTCTTCGCCACCGCCCCGGCGCGTCACGTCGCTCTGGTCGCCGCCCGGGCGCTACAGGGAACCGGCGACACCCGCACGCCGATGTACGTGAACGTCGCGGGCAACTCGGCCAACATCGCCGGCTCGGTCCTGCTCGGTCTCGGCCTGTTCGGCCTCCCGAGGCTGGAAGTCGTCGGCGTCGGCCTCGCGACCGCGGGTGCCAACGTCCTGACTGCGGGACTGCTCTGTGCCGCCATCTGGGGTCCGTGGACGGACGCGAGCTTCGCTCGGCCGCGCGACCCGACCGTCGCGAGTCAGCTCCTCCGCGTGAGCGCGCCGCGGGTCGTCGAGGGGTTCGGGTCGGAGCTCGCCGAGTTCCCGTTCAACGCCCTGCTCTTGGGCTTCGGCGAGCCGGTCAACGCCGGGTTCCAGATCGGCAGGCGGGTGTACCAGCAGGTCACCGGTCCGCTCTCGCGCGGGTACAACGTCGCCGCCTCCGTGCTGGTCGGACAGGCGCTCGGCGCGGGCGACCCCGAGGCCGCGCGGTTCAACGGCTGGGCGGTCGCCGGGCTCGGCGTGCTCACCGTGGGCGCGATCGGGATCGGACTCGTCGCCGCCGCGCCTCGGCTCGTCCCCGCGTTCACCGACGACCCGGAGACCGTCACGTACGCGGTCGACTTCGCCCGCGTGTACGGCGTTGCCGGCGTCGCCCTCGTCTGTTTCTCCGCGCTCTCCGGGTCGCTTCAGGGCGCGAGCGAGACGCGAATTCCGCTCGCCGCGCGGCTCTCGGGAATGCTCGGATTCTTCGTCGGACTCTCGTGGCTGCTCGGACGGACCGCGGGGGTCGGGCCGGCCGGGGCCTACGCCGGCGTCCTGCTCGCGTACGCGTGGATGGCGCTCGTCGTCGCCGCCGGCTTCCGGTACACGGGCTGGGCCGATCGCGCGGACGACCTGATGGCCGAGCGCGGGACCGCCGGCGGCGCGGCGGGCACCGATTCCGGGGCGGGAGACGATTCTGCGGAGAGCGACGGCTCCGAGAGAACCGACGATTCTGCGGAGAGCGACGGCTCCGAGAGAACCGACGATTCTGCGGAGAGCGACGGCTCCGAGAGAACCGACGATTCTGCGGAGAGCGATGGCCCAGGGGCGACCTGACCGCGCTCGCGTCCGCGGACCGATTTAAGTATCGTCCGGCCGATGACTGCCGCATGGACCTGTCCTCCGCTGTCACGACGACGGCTGCGACCCTCCGACAGCGTCCGGGCGACCTGCTCCCGTTTTACTTCCTCGGGACGGCGGTCCCCGTCATCGCCCGCGTGGGGATGTTCGTCGCACTCGTCGGAATGTACTTCCACTTCGAACTGACCGGCCGCCTCGCCGACGCCCGTGCGGCGCTCGCGGGCACGGACCTCAGCCCGCCGGACCCGCAGAACCCGGAGGCGATGCAAGCGTGGGCCGAGAGCGTCGAACCCGCGCTCTCTCCGCTCGCGTCCCCCACCGCGATACTCCTCCTCGTCGCCGGCGTGCTGGCGACCGCGCTCATCGCCGTCCTCGCGTACGCCGCGATCTCCGCCGGCCAGCTGTCGGCGGTCGCTGGCCGCCTCCGCGGCGAGCGGGGACTCACCGCGGGCATCGCCGGTGTTCGCGGCCGGTGGCTCTCGTTTCTCGGGATCTACGTCGCCGAGCTTCTGGTGTGGACCGGCGCGTCGCTCCTCGGTGCCGCCGCGGTCGCGGGCGGGTTCGCCGTCAACCCCTTCCTCGGTGCCGCCGTCG is a genomic window containing:
- the cysS gene encoding cysteine--tRNA ligase; translated protein: MSLVVTDTLEDERVEFTADGDVTLYVCGLTVSDDPHLGHARLWFHADVLHRWLEHEGYDVRHVENVTDVNEKITARVGERDEWTAERDVAETFSASTFSAMRGLNLLRAEVYPRVTEHVPEIVDLVATLVEKGYAYESNGSVYFDVTRFDDYGALSNQNVEELEAQGEPDERSEKRHPADFALWKAGGVSETAARDHAKHDHGDSVPSGETWESPWSEGRPGWHVECSAMSTTHLGDTLDVHMGGRDLVFPHHENEIAQSEAATGETFARHWLHVGLLEMDGEKMSSSIGNFWTVPDALEELGVNVVRTFYAGAAYRSEQALTEETIAEAEERWERLSRTRERAVEALDSVDARAKAEDEDLRAGVATAREEFAAAMNDDLNLREATAALLELTDAVNRHVDGVSEGDDAYDYRGLREAVEAFDDLAGDVLGLQFEAESDGEVGLADELVELIVDVREAEREAGNYERADELRDALREVGVEIEDGPEGTTYRFA
- the ilvA gene encoding threonine ammonia-lyase, which codes for MLTLSDVREARERVDGVARHTPLEQSRTFSEMSGADVHLKLENFQRTGAFKIRGAMNRIATLSSEERDAGVVTASAGNHAQGVALAAERAGVDATVVMPKFAPVSKVKATRGYGASVRLEGVDYDEAQAYAHQLEREEGRTYVHAFDDPVVMAGQGTLGLEIVDDCPDLDTVVVPIGGGGLISGVAVAIKEQRPDVRVVGVQAEGAASAAKSLAAGEVVEIDSVDTIADGIATRAVGERTLEVMAEYVDEVVTVDDREIALALTLLLERSKTLVEGAGAVALAAILSEAVEYADDETIVAALCGGNIDLNRLGTVIRRGLVQMGRYLKITIDLKDRPGELERVSSIVARTGANVYAVHHDRTSRDVAVNAAELELELETDDAEHAADIVDALEADGYDVEILS
- a CDS encoding MATE family efflux transporter, translating into MDVSRLRDAWSRVFGLAWPVMAEQTFRTAMRTTDVLITALFSPAAVVAIGLADLYARFPLRIGLGLGGGAIALSSQDTGAGVTDSRDEAVTQAILLGALAGLPFVLFGLRFGERAIDVFGRLVGEGTAPEVVALGSTYLAIVFATAPARHVALVAARALQGTGDTRTPMYVNVAGNSANIAGSVLLGLGLFGLPRLEVVGVGLATAGANVLTAGLLCAAIWGPWTDASFARPRDPTVASQLLRVSAPRVVEGFGSELAEFPFNALLLGFGEPVNAGFQIGRRVYQQVTGPLSRGYNVAASVLVGQALGAGDPEAARFNGWAVAGLGVLTVGAIGIGLVAAAPRLVPAFTDDPETVTYAVDFARVYGVAGVALVCFSALSGSLQGASETRIPLAARLSGMLGFFVGLSWLLGRTAGVGPAGAYAGVLLAYAWMALVVAAGFRYTGWADRADDLMAERGTAGGAAGTDSGAGDDSAESDGSERTDDSAESDGSERTDDSAESDGSERTDDSAESDGPGAT
- a CDS encoding deoxyribodipyrimidine photo-lyase produces the protein MQLFWHRRDPRTRDNAGLAAAADAGTVLPVFVVDDDLLATLGARQRAGYLGCVSRLRKRYRDLGSDLVVGVGDPETVLVDLAAEYGVERVVYNEHYRPARRERAQAVAEALAAAGVETASRTDLVLVDPGRLADAYPNHGAFRDDWDAVPKAEPYPEPDPDALADPDHGASVGSADHPAANATPVDVPTPSADIDLPEPGYEAARGRLDRFLDRGIRSYADTRDDLARAVEAPTLAVSRLSPYLAAGAIGIREVWTAAGDCLGDASDDERRNVEKYRDELTWREQQYHLLYHAPDLAEANYKTLPNAIAWRDDDAAFEAWTRGETGYPLVDAGMRQLEAEGYVHNRPRQVVASFLTKHLLIDWRRGARHFTARLVDHDHATNHGMWQWIASTGTDSVDVRIFDPVSQTAKYDPDARFVKAYVPELRDVPADEIVDWPTLSADEREELAPEYPEPIVDRDAAYERAQRVFEEALGKR
- a CDS encoding ATP-binding protein, whose protein sequence is MRTPRGHHAIVALGAAAFLASVVHHGSELGSTSSLAGPLVALAVDGGIAVAVVYAGRRIAAAGFSRAEEWRIARFTLAGTVLAVAAIGATLAVRGFEGRPLAEPAFPLLVAAGAGSLGGAIAGYHAARQAAETRRARNAVRAVSIVNHLLRHDLRNDLTTIRGYADLAAEGRGRADAADVIARAAEQGVDRIEEASGVADALLGDADLRRIDLTDAVRRVTAGVADRPSVTVETDLADEAVIAATEGVRSIVDNLIENAVEHGGSEPTVRVTVREGDEAVVLTVDDDGPGLPPERHGPLTADNDGNGGLWLVATLAAEYGGDVTVGESDLGGARFVVTFPRFDPARSAATTDDADT